Proteins encoded together in one Terriglobus saanensis SP1PR4 window:
- a CDS encoding TonB-dependent receptor produces MTQPTLKRCAAAFLLFVCAFALPAISGYAQTAATTLSGVVTDAKGGMLADVVVTVTATDSAAAIRTTKTDALGHFTLGGFNTGNYTVEIAGSGFRPNRRTIRIAAGQDQDLSASLVVGDVSQEVNVSGNEVGSIASALAPMDALLDARSARTEITQHFIQNFTSPIADFGEAVQMSPGTFTTNGNGVGLGQSSTYFRGFPDGEYDIDFDGIPFYDTNTPTHHSWAFFPAQFLGGIDFDRSPGTASTIGPAPFGGSIHLLSKNLSPMQNIRGQFSYGSFNTALYDGEYDSGDLLGGHKLNFQIDVHHLQSDGYQTFNHQTRNAGAIKMQYKFSDKTYLTGFSGVIQLDANTPNFAATRCQMFGAGTGYTCTGANAFFAGAGINFLLTDNTDPVNYLDNQYNKYHVPTDFEYVGLHSEFGHNFILDVKPYTYNYDNGEKFSNATPITEAATINGSKTYNGIAIAPCNVPVTKKGVTALPCAVDKYNSYRKYGETSNISQVSRFGIARVGFWYEWATTNRHQTPSDPLNNWANQALSNFNESFWTNSYQPYFEYEFHATRHLNITAGTKFSHYNIATKQYADDGKTIGGLGTNNPNTFITNSGTYSAWLPSIDANYRLRTNWSVYGQVSTGSVVPPSKVFDYAQSATGIPVKTLPKQQRSTTYQTGTVIKLKRVTLDADFYHIRFQNSYSSTLDSSGEPVYFLQPSSITKGFEAESNLYIAHGLSVYLNASVGRATYTGNLNVSCTAPCTAAPISVAAPSGLWVASTPSDTETEGVTYQHKGWDLGLFNKRVGTFYQDNGAYHNQATINPFSVTNMFFNYTIRSGGRFDQTKVRLSFNNLFNQHSITADSITGTAATQNIVASGANYVDPFNTVGQTPIAAGDNISILPARSVMLSITFGLSTKR; encoded by the coding sequence ATGACACAACCCACTCTGAAACGCTGTGCCGCAGCCTTTCTCCTCTTCGTCTGCGCTTTTGCCCTCCCGGCTATCTCGGGCTATGCCCAGACGGCGGCCACCACGCTCTCCGGCGTCGTGACAGACGCGAAGGGCGGCATGCTGGCCGACGTCGTGGTCACGGTGACGGCCACCGACTCGGCAGCCGCCATTCGAACGACGAAGACGGACGCGCTGGGCCATTTCACGCTTGGCGGTTTCAACACCGGAAACTACACGGTCGAGATCGCAGGCTCGGGTTTCAGGCCGAACCGTCGCACCATCCGCATCGCTGCCGGACAGGATCAGGATCTGTCTGCATCGCTCGTTGTGGGCGACGTCTCGCAGGAGGTGAATGTCTCGGGGAATGAGGTAGGATCCATCGCATCGGCTCTTGCGCCGATGGACGCTCTGCTGGATGCGCGCTCTGCACGCACCGAGATCACGCAGCACTTCATTCAGAACTTCACCTCGCCCATCGCCGATTTTGGCGAGGCCGTCCAGATGTCGCCGGGCACCTTCACCACGAACGGAAACGGTGTCGGTCTCGGTCAGTCCAGCACCTACTTCCGCGGATTTCCCGATGGCGAGTACGACATTGACTTCGATGGCATCCCCTTTTACGACACCAACACACCGACCCATCACTCGTGGGCCTTCTTTCCTGCCCAGTTCCTTGGCGGCATCGACTTCGACCGCAGCCCCGGCACAGCCTCCACCATAGGGCCAGCGCCTTTCGGCGGCTCCATCCATTTGCTCTCGAAGAACCTAAGCCCCATGCAGAACATTCGCGGACAGTTCTCCTATGGCTCCTTCAATACCGCTCTTTACGACGGAGAATATGACTCGGGCGATCTGCTTGGCGGCCATAAGCTGAACTTCCAGATCGACGTACATCACCTTCAGTCCGACGGCTACCAGACCTTCAATCATCAGACCCGCAACGCAGGCGCCATCAAGATGCAGTACAAGTTCTCTGATAAGACCTATCTCACCGGTTTCTCCGGCGTGATCCAGCTCGATGCCAACACGCCAAACTTCGCGGCGACGCGCTGCCAGATGTTCGGAGCCGGTACGGGGTACACCTGCACCGGGGCCAACGCTTTCTTTGCTGGGGCCGGTATTAACTTCCTTCTTACGGACAATACAGATCCGGTCAACTACCTCGACAATCAGTACAACAAATACCACGTGCCCACCGATTTCGAGTATGTCGGGCTTCACAGTGAGTTCGGGCATAACTTCATCCTTGACGTAAAGCCCTACACCTATAACTACGACAACGGCGAGAAGTTCTCAAACGCCACGCCAATCACAGAAGCAGCCACGATCAATGGTTCGAAGACCTACAACGGCATCGCCATTGCCCCTTGCAACGTGCCGGTAACCAAGAAAGGTGTAACCGCTCTTCCTTGCGCCGTCGACAAGTACAACAGCTACCGCAAGTATGGAGAGACCTCGAACATCAGCCAGGTCTCCAGGTTCGGCATCGCGCGTGTAGGCTTCTGGTACGAATGGGCCACTACCAATCGTCACCAGACCCCGAGCGACCCCCTGAACAACTGGGCCAACCAGGCTCTCTCGAACTTCAACGAGTCGTTCTGGACCAACTCCTACCAGCCCTACTTCGAGTATGAGTTCCATGCGACCCGCCATCTGAACATCACTGCGGGTACCAAGTTCTCGCATTACAACATTGCCACCAAGCAGTATGCGGACGACGGCAAAACCATCGGCGGTCTTGGCACGAACAATCCCAACACCTTCATCACCAACAGCGGCACTTACTCTGCGTGGTTGCCCTCTATCGATGCCAACTACCGCCTGCGCACCAACTGGTCGGTCTACGGTCAGGTTTCAACCGGAAGCGTCGTTCCGCCGAGCAAAGTCTTTGACTATGCGCAGAGCGCCACCGGCATTCCGGTGAAGACTCTGCCCAAGCAGCAGCGCTCCACCACCTACCAGACTGGCACCGTGATCAAGTTGAAGCGCGTGACGCTGGACGCGGACTTTTACCATATTCGCTTTCAGAACAGCTACTCCTCAACCCTCGACTCCAGCGGCGAACCGGTCTACTTCCTGCAGCCGAGCTCAATCACCAAGGGCTTTGAGGCGGAGAGCAATCTCTATATCGCGCACGGACTCAGCGTGTATCTCAACGCGTCCGTTGGGCGTGCCACCTATACCGGTAACCTCAATGTAAGCTGCACCGCCCCGTGCACTGCCGCGCCCATCTCTGTGGCCGCTCCGTCCGGCCTCTGGGTTGCGAGCACGCCGTCAGACACGGAGACTGAAGGGGTGACCTACCAGCACAAGGGATGGGACCTCGGTCTCTTCAATAAACGTGTCGGTACCTTCTACCAGGACAATGGCGCCTACCATAATCAGGCCACCATCAACCCCTTCAGCGTCACCAATATGTTCTTCAACTACACCATCCGCTCTGGTGGCCGCTTCGATCAGACAAAGGTCCGCCTGAGCTTCAACAATCTCTTCAACCAGCACAGCATCACCGCCGATTCGATCACCGGAACCGCTGCGACACAGAACATCGTAGCCAGCGGAGCCAACTACGTGGACCCCTTCAACACTGTCGGTCAGACGCCCATCGCTGCGGGAGATAACATCAGCATTCTTCCTGCACGTAGCGTCATGCTGTCGATCACCTTCGGCCTTTCAACGAAACGGTAA
- a CDS encoding glycosyltransferase — MKIGFVSMPLSGHLNPMTALARKLQSRGHEIVFFGVPDVEPFARAAGLEFTPFAEKEYPVGSIAEKFSEVAHRHGLEVVDYSCNNLFPSLVEAGLTYLPAKLAETGVEAMVFDTICFYLEMIPMSMGIPYVHIWNILHVDFSGKTPACFVSFPYETTPEAISRNTAVLGAVGQLWAPMIEAAKPHAVKLGLEMNWDDPTSTISKLAIISQTPKEFDFPENPWPEQFVYAGPLHDDGGRESVEFPWDKLTGAPLIYASLGTLVNGLPQIYRNILDAVEKLPHVQLVLSIGKNLNVKELGSIPSNVIVVKTAPQIELLKSAALCITHAGLNTALESLGQGVPMVAIPVGYDQPGVAARIAYHGVGEFVEVADLTSEGLQGLIEKVLESPSYRKKALFFKKVIAKTQGLDVAADAIERVFGENRPTVTSGENVELSHA, encoded by the coding sequence ATGAAAATTGGTTTTGTAAGCATGCCCCTGTCGGGCCATCTGAATCCGATGACAGCACTCGCGCGCAAGCTGCAGTCGCGGGGACATGAGATCGTGTTTTTTGGCGTTCCGGACGTAGAACCCTTTGCTCGGGCAGCCGGTCTGGAATTTACCCCTTTTGCTGAGAAAGAATATCCCGTGGGTTCCATCGCCGAAAAATTTAGCGAAGTGGCCCATCGACATGGCCTGGAGGTAGTGGACTACTCATGCAACAATTTGTTCCCGAGCCTTGTTGAAGCTGGTCTAACTTACCTGCCAGCAAAGTTGGCAGAGACCGGAGTGGAAGCCATGGTATTCGACACCATCTGCTTCTACCTCGAAATGATCCCGATGAGTATGGGCATACCTTACGTACACATCTGGAACATCCTTCATGTGGATTTTTCGGGAAAAACGCCCGCATGCTTTGTAAGCTTTCCATACGAGACGACTCCCGAAGCCATAAGCAGGAACACAGCGGTACTGGGTGCGGTGGGCCAACTCTGGGCTCCGATGATCGAAGCTGCGAAGCCTCATGCTGTGAAGCTAGGGCTGGAGATGAACTGGGATGACCCTACTTCAACGATTTCCAAGCTGGCAATCATTTCGCAGACGCCAAAAGAATTCGATTTCCCAGAGAATCCCTGGCCCGAACAGTTTGTTTATGCGGGTCCGCTTCATGACGACGGGGGACGGGAGTCGGTGGAGTTTCCATGGGACAAGCTGACTGGAGCGCCCTTGATCTATGCGTCACTGGGAACGCTCGTGAATGGCTTGCCCCAGATCTACCGCAATATTCTTGACGCAGTCGAAAAGCTGCCACACGTTCAACTTGTGCTTTCGATCGGCAAGAATCTCAACGTGAAAGAGCTGGGATCAATTCCGTCAAATGTGATTGTAGTGAAAACAGCCCCTCAGATTGAGTTGTTGAAGAGTGCCGCCCTCTGCATTACCCATGCCGGTCTGAATACAGCGCTCGAGTCGCTGGGTCAGGGAGTGCCGATGGTGGCGATTCCCGTTGGTTATGACCAACCGGGTGTTGCGGCCCGAATTGCGTACCACGGAGTCGGTGAATTTGTGGAAGTAGCGGACCTTACGTCGGAAGGCCTCCAAGGATTGATCGAGAAGGTGCTGGAGAGCCCGAGCTATCGCAAGAAAGCTCTTTTCTTCAAAAAAGTAATTGCAAAGACCCAAGGGCTGGACGTAGCCGCCGACGCGATTGAACGAGTGTTCGGAGAGAATCGGCCGACTGTTACGTCAGGAGAGAATGTTGAACTGTCGCACGCGTAA
- a CDS encoding M1 family metallopeptidase, whose translation MELLSTVKGAKPMKAEYVISDTRARISLPMPLPHGASIKILIKYHYTVPGAWGGRTSVGEVKDGPIYDIAQWYPRMAVYDDLHGWDTQPFLGNEFYTEFGNYDFYVTVPSNYMVAGTGALVNGAEVLTKTQQERLKQAATSDKTIFIRTKDEVHDPASRPKQDGTLTWHYHMDHTRDAVFSASPSFIWDAAKMNLPGGKTALAESFYPAEAAGDEGWGRCTEYLKDAVEHFSQDWYVYPYPAGINVAGFSSGMEYPGLVFDGINSKGKGLFVVTAHEIGHTWFPMTVQSNERRDAWMDEGFNTFIDIYESDQFNHGIWGPKRDGEYAPGGGYPADEIAKVNTDPEAPPILMRADAIREKHRHPITYFKSAEGLYLLREEILGHEIFDRAFRKYISDWAFKHPTPSDFFREMESEGGEDLSYFWRGWYENNWTMDMVAKDVKYNDAADPSKGAHVTIEQNGQLVLPVWIQIKYDDGTDLKIKLPAETWMQKATYNMPLPTTKKIVEATIDPDHRVPDGNRTNNTAKP comes from the coding sequence ATGGAGTTGCTCTCGACCGTCAAAGGCGCGAAGCCGATGAAGGCCGAGTATGTCATCAGTGACACCCGCGCACGCATCAGTCTGCCCATGCCCTTGCCTCATGGCGCTAGCATCAAAATCCTCATCAAATATCACTACACTGTGCCTGGCGCATGGGGCGGACGCACGTCGGTTGGCGAGGTAAAGGATGGCCCCATCTATGACATCGCGCAGTGGTATCCGCGCATGGCCGTCTACGACGACCTCCACGGCTGGGACACGCAGCCCTTCCTCGGCAATGAGTTCTACACCGAGTTCGGCAACTATGACTTCTATGTCACAGTACCTTCCAACTACATGGTCGCTGGCACCGGCGCTCTCGTAAATGGCGCGGAGGTTTTGACCAAAACGCAACAGGAGCGCCTGAAGCAGGCCGCCACGAGCGACAAGACGATCTTCATTCGTACGAAGGACGAAGTCCACGATCCAGCAAGCCGCCCCAAACAGGACGGCACGCTGACGTGGCACTACCACATGGACCACACGCGCGACGCAGTCTTCTCCGCATCGCCATCGTTTATCTGGGACGCCGCAAAGATGAATCTTCCCGGCGGCAAGACCGCGCTCGCAGAGAGCTTCTATCCTGCAGAAGCCGCAGGGGACGAAGGCTGGGGTCGCTGCACCGAGTATCTAAAAGATGCCGTGGAGCACTTCTCGCAGGATTGGTACGTCTATCCTTACCCCGCCGGCATCAACGTCGCTGGATTCTCTTCCGGTATGGAGTATCCGGGTCTTGTCTTCGACGGAATCAACTCGAAGGGCAAAGGTCTCTTCGTCGTGACAGCGCACGAGATCGGCCACACATGGTTCCCCATGACCGTGCAGTCCAACGAGCGTCGCGATGCGTGGATGGACGAGGGCTTCAACACCTTCATCGACATCTACGAGTCCGACCAGTTCAATCATGGTATTTGGGGTCCGAAGCGCGATGGCGAATACGCTCCCGGCGGTGGTTATCCCGCAGATGAGATTGCCAAGGTGAACACCGATCCCGAAGCGCCGCCCATCCTGATGCGCGCCGACGCTATCCGTGAAAAGCATCGTCATCCCATCACTTACTTCAAGTCGGCAGAGGGTCTCTATCTGCTGCGCGAAGAGATCCTGGGCCACGAGATCTTCGACCGCGCCTTCCGCAAATACATCTCCGACTGGGCCTTCAAACATCCGACGCCGTCTGACTTCTTTCGCGAGATGGAGAGCGAAGGCGGCGAAGACCTGAGTTACTTCTGGCGTGGCTGGTATGAGAACAACTGGACCATGGATATGGTGGCGAAGGACGTGAAGTACAACGATGCGGCCGATCCATCCAAAGGAGCGCACGTCACCATTGAGCAGAACGGCCAACTTGTTCTGCCGGTGTGGATCCAGATCAAGTACGACGACGGCACCGACCTGAAGATCAAACTACCAGCGGAAACCTGGATGCAGAAGGCTACTTACAACATGCCCCTGCCCACCACGAAGAAGATCGTCGAAGCAACCATCGACCCGGATCACCGTGTCCCCGATGGCAACCGGACGAACAACACGGCGAAGCCTTAG
- a CDS encoding MOSC domain-containing protein has protein sequence MKRAVIQAVFTGRPKSISDDRGTWTSSIIRDRAEGPVPVSLRGLAGDKVAQPYHGGPGAAICVHLADHYAFWNVRYDMNLQAGVVGENITLGDITEDQICVGDRVRLGTAVVQVSGPRVPCANLARRIGRPDWVKLTILENRTGFYLRVLEPGAVQAGDSWILEERVNDAGSIPAINRCMYLEFDPEFARAMLEMTGLEAWWKEQARQKIEDGAGHWTSTMKDPQKILP, from the coding sequence ATGAAGCGCGCTGTGATCCAAGCCGTCTTCACCGGCCGTCCAAAGTCGATCTCGGATGATCGAGGGACGTGGACTTCCTCGATCATCCGCGACCGTGCGGAAGGGCCAGTCCCTGTCTCTCTCAGGGGCCTTGCCGGAGACAAGGTCGCCCAGCCGTATCATGGCGGCCCGGGCGCCGCGATCTGTGTCCACCTGGCCGATCACTATGCCTTCTGGAATGTCCGATACGACATGAACCTGCAAGCAGGAGTCGTTGGCGAAAATATCACCCTGGGAGATATCACCGAAGATCAGATCTGCGTGGGTGATCGCGTGCGTCTTGGAACGGCGGTGGTTCAGGTAAGCGGCCCGCGCGTCCCTTGCGCGAATCTGGCGCGTCGGATCGGACGCCCCGACTGGGTGAAGCTGACGATCCTCGAGAATCGAACCGGTTTTTATCTGCGCGTGCTCGAACCTGGTGCAGTGCAGGCAGGAGATTCCTGGATTCTTGAAGAACGTGTCAATGATGCCGGTTCGATCCCCGCAATCAATCGGTGTATGTATCTGGAGTTCGATCCAGAGTTTGCGCGCGCGATGCTTGAAATGACGGGCCTGGAAGCGTGGTGGAAAGAACAGGCTCGCCAAAAGATTGAGGATGGTGCTGGCCATTGGACCTCAACCATGAAAGATCCGCAAAAAATCCTCCCATAA
- a CDS encoding DUF3309 family protein encodes MLILLVILILVFGFGGFRMGPGLGYYGGGGLSLILTIVLILLLLKII; translated from the coding sequence GTGCTCATTCTTTTAGTTATCTTGATTCTGGTATTCGGTTTTGGTGGCTTTCGTATGGGACCGGGACTTGGGTATTATGGCGGCGGCGGATTGAGCCTCATCCTGACGATCGTGCTTATCCTTCTCCTTTTGAAAATAATCTAA
- a CDS encoding alpha-galactosidase D, protein MNGAGQKPYLGWSSFSQQTLDGGFLTQASMETQSDALRNSGLQQHGFQYINLDSGWQGSFDGNGRPIPNSTTFPDIKAMVDHIHANGQKAGIYWIPGIEQPAVDGNYPILGTPYHTQDIVVKPLTAGNAFGGASPNPYHDKIDFSKPGSHEYIDSVVALFASWGFDFIKLDAVTPGSYSDDLSIDNREDVAAWSNAIAKTGKPIWLTISWQLSKDYLNTWQQYANARRIDDDVECEGRCATLTNWPRIVLRQYDLVGWEKDAGPSVGWNDLDTLDVGDGALDGLSDEEKQSAITIWSMANAPLYLGGDLTKLDAFAKNAFSNDELLAVDQSGHPATQITGGMQPVWLSDAGTGNRYVALFNLNDIPSRVTVRWSDLGFTNVTSMKDLWNRIDLGPSTGSFSTVVLPHGSRLLKVRPQGVVHAAEGQSYEAEAAVLTGNATVYACQACSGGSKVGYIGASATSNAVTFTNVRVDKAGTYRMQVDAMTQGPRALIFSANNGPSTTLNMGGGSFNLPQSTTVSVTLQQGVNSITFYNAGTYAVDLDRIVVSGTGNAVAPESNTYEAEAAILGGTATISGCSFCSGGASIGSFGAGDANTVTFADVTVPHPGIYQLGIEYLTSGPRSFQIAINGNPPIELDLNGSSFESPANTAMPVQLQGGQNRIVFGSSGFAPGLDSITVGPVVTNSNLIGAITGTSGLRDLRFWRMKVSNQGTAPAKDARLNSFTVMPASGDTTCKVLVPLPVPLPLGNISPGGVTTLEIPLAFSPACREDSIFTVHSVFSANNGADVGVLESNSQAK, encoded by the coding sequence GTGAACGGAGCAGGACAGAAGCCTTATCTAGGATGGAGCAGCTTCAGCCAGCAGACGCTGGATGGCGGTTTTCTGACGCAGGCATCGATGGAAACGCAGTCGGATGCGTTGCGCAATTCCGGTCTGCAACAACATGGCTTTCAATACATCAATCTGGACTCAGGTTGGCAAGGCAGCTTCGACGGAAACGGCAGACCTATTCCGAATTCGACGACCTTTCCCGACATCAAGGCAATGGTCGATCACATCCACGCGAATGGACAGAAAGCTGGTATCTACTGGATCCCTGGTATAGAGCAGCCAGCGGTAGATGGTAACTATCCGATCCTGGGCACTCCTTACCACACGCAGGACATCGTGGTGAAGCCTTTGACCGCAGGCAACGCCTTTGGTGGCGCCTCTCCCAACCCCTATCACGATAAGATCGATTTTTCGAAACCGGGCTCTCACGAGTACATCGATTCGGTCGTTGCGCTCTTTGCGTCATGGGGCTTCGATTTCATCAAACTGGATGCGGTCACTCCAGGCTCCTACAGCGATGATTTGAGCATCGATAACCGGGAGGATGTCGCAGCCTGGTCCAACGCCATCGCGAAAACCGGCAAGCCGATTTGGCTGACCATCTCCTGGCAACTCAGCAAGGACTACCTAAACACATGGCAGCAGTATGCGAATGCTCGACGCATCGACGACGATGTGGAATGCGAAGGCCGCTGCGCTACGCTCACAAACTGGCCGCGCATCGTGCTTCGGCAATATGACCTGGTGGGATGGGAGAAGGACGCGGGCCCTTCCGTTGGGTGGAACGATCTGGACACATTGGACGTGGGCGATGGCGCTTTGGATGGTCTGAGTGATGAAGAGAAGCAGTCTGCAATAACGATCTGGAGCATGGCAAATGCACCGCTCTATCTTGGTGGCGACCTTACCAAACTCGATGCGTTCGCGAAGAACGCCTTCAGCAATGACGAACTGCTCGCGGTCGACCAATCGGGGCATCCCGCAACACAGATTACCGGAGGAATGCAGCCCGTGTGGCTGTCAGATGCAGGTACCGGCAACCGATACGTGGCCCTATTCAATCTGAATGACATCCCTTCCAGGGTAACGGTGCGCTGGAGCGATCTCGGCTTCACGAACGTAACTTCCATGAAAGATCTATGGAACCGCATCGATCTGGGGCCTTCCACTGGAAGCTTCAGCACGGTCGTATTGCCGCATGGATCGCGCCTGTTAAAAGTGAGACCTCAAGGCGTCGTGCACGCGGCGGAAGGACAGAGTTATGAAGCAGAAGCGGCAGTGCTGACCGGAAACGCAACAGTATATGCATGCCAAGCATGCTCCGGTGGCTCGAAGGTGGGTTACATTGGCGCCTCTGCAACCTCGAACGCAGTCACCTTCACCAACGTCCGCGTGGATAAGGCTGGCACCTATCGCATGCAGGTCGATGCCATGACGCAGGGGCCTCGCGCGCTGATATTTTCCGCAAATAACGGGCCTTCAACCACGTTGAACATGGGCGGCGGCAGCTTCAATCTACCGCAAAGCACAACCGTATCGGTCACCTTGCAACAGGGTGTAAATAGCATAACTTTCTATAACGCGGGTACCTATGCGGTAGACCTCGATCGTATCGTCGTCAGCGGCACAGGAAACGCAGTCGCACCCGAATCCAACACCTATGAAGCGGAGGCGGCGATTCTAGGCGGCACAGCAACGATCTCAGGCTGCAGCTTCTGTTCCGGAGGTGCTTCCATCGGCAGCTTTGGAGCAGGTGACGCAAACACGGTCACATTCGCGGATGTAACCGTACCCCATCCAGGTATTTATCAACTCGGCATCGAGTACCTCACCAGCGGTCCCCGTTCGTTCCAGATCGCGATCAACGGCAATCCTCCGATAGAACTCGATCTGAACGGAAGCAGCTTCGAATCTCCTGCAAACACGGCCATGCCAGTACAACTTCAGGGCGGCCAGAATCGCATCGTCTTTGGCTCCTCCGGATTCGCGCCCGGCCTCGACAGCATCACGGTCGGTCCGGTAGTTACAAACTCGAATCTGATTGGCGCGATTACTGGAACCAGCGGACTAAGAGATCTCCGATTCTGGCGAATGAAAGTCTCGAACCAGGGCACAGCACCGGCAAAGGATGCCCGGCTAAACAGCTTCACCGTTATGCCGGCAAGCGGCGACACAACATGCAAGGTATTGGTGCCCCTGCCCGTTCCCTTGCCCCTCGGAAACATCTCTCCAGGCGGGGTGACAACGCTTGAAATCCCGCTCGCTTTTTCTCCTGCCTGTCGAGAGGACAGTATCTTCACAGTGCACAGCGTCTTCTCTGCAAACAACGGAGCTGATGTTGGCGTACTGGAAAGCAATAGCCAAGCGAAGTAA